One segment of Glandiceps talaboti chromosome 21, keGlaTala1.1, whole genome shotgun sequence DNA contains the following:
- the LOC144451421 gene encoding uncharacterized protein LOC144451421, whose protein sequence is MATSKLKMDSCTVVSSKGKQIHDHGRLAYSQIDVHPKGNAIYDEALCLEAVITMMRELQLPKREMKKFGGDVMEFRKFIHQFKTRVEDNTQDDDERILLLEQYTIGEAKMVVEIYTHVDAKYGYPAAMKDLEERYGSRDVIAHAWIKKALDWETVQRDNAKALREFSVFLGECENELKSIDALELMGYLEYMRRLIAKLPMKLYYSWMSVVRKHREAGSTIKFTHLVSFVKDEAAIINDCIFGTDVMKRHAKSDHPIAMKELEQQYGIIHMIAYTYIMKALNWPKVKKNDAKALDKFAISLMGCRNAVTDMEAMKILESPGTLRCLVRKLPYYLHDRWRLVVWECKNEGKTIRFTNLVSFVKYEAEGANHPFYGIEALKEAYLEEANVKLNAQKSRQNLKKGSSVMKNDSEGKKTRKQDMKGKSRKKAFGKPCCYCQDSHHSLESCQRLERKPVTERLEFLKSWGICFGCLKSGHMKKDCRRRVTCSHCHKKHPTVLHEN, encoded by the coding sequence ATGGCAACCTCTAAGTTGAAAATGGATTCATGTACAGTTGTTTCAAGTAAAGGCAAGCAGATTCATGACCATGGAAGACTGGCTTATTCTCAGATTGATGTACATCCTAAGGGAAATGCCATTTATGATGAGGCCCTCTGTTTGGAAGCTGTTATAACCATGATGAGAGAATTACAGTTACCAAAGAGAGAGATGAAGAAGTTTGGTGGTGATGTTATGGAGTTTAGAAAGTTTATTCACCAGTTCAAGACTAGAGTGGAGGATAACACACAGGATGATGACGAAAGGATACTTTTACTGGAACAATATACAATTGGAGAAGCGAAGATGGTAGTCGAGATCTACACTCATGTAGATGCAAAGTATGGTTATCCTGCTGCTATGAAGGACCTTGAAGAAAGATATGGTAGCAGAGACGTGATAGCTCATGCTTGGATCAAGAAGGCTCTTGATTGGGAGACCGTTCAAAGAGATAACGCCAAGGCATTACGTGAATTCTCGGTCTTCCTAGGAGAGTGTGAGAATGAACTGAAGAGCATTGATGCACTGGAACTCATGGGTTATTTGGAATACATGCGTCGTCTGATTGCTAAACTACCAATGAAACTTTACTACAGTTGGATGTCTGTTGTTAGGAAACACAGAGAAGCTGGCAGTACCATCAAATTCACTCACTTAGTAAGTTTTGTGAAGGATGAGGCTGCGATAATCAATGATTGCATCTTTGGCACAGATGTCATGAAGCGACATGCAAAATCTGATCATCCTATTGCCATGAAGGAACTGGAACAACAGTATGGGATCATACACATGATTGCTTACACTTATATTATGAAGGCTCTAAACTGGCCTAAAGTAAAAAAGAATGATGCAAAGGCATTGGATAAGTTCGCAATCTCCCTGATGGGGTGCAGGAATGCAGTGACGGATATGGAAGCCATGAAAATCCTGGAGTCTCCTGGAACATTGAGGTGTCTTGTACGGAAACTACCCTACTATCTTCATGACAGGTGGAGACTCGTTGTGTGGGAATGCAAGAATGAAGGTAAAACCATCAGATTTACCAACTTGGTAAGTTTTGTGAAGTATGAAGCTGAGGGAGCTAATCATCCCTTTTATGGTATAGAGGCATTAAAAGAAGCGTACTTAGAAGAAGCTAACGTCAAGCTCAATGCACAGAAATCGCGCCAAAATCTAAAAAAAGGAAGTTCTGTCATGAAAAATGACAGTGAAGGCAAGAAGACGAGGAAACAGGATATGAAAGGCAAGTCTAGAAAGAAAGCATTTGGAAAGCCATGCTGTTACTGCCAAGATTCTCACCACTCCTTGGAGTCATGTCAGCGTTTAGAAAGAAAGCCAGTGACAGAGAGGTTAGAGTTCTTAAAGAGTTGGGGCATCTGTTTTGGATGTCTTAAGTCAGGTCATATGAAGAAGGACTGTCGCCGAAGGGTAACATGCTCACACTGCCATAAGAAGCATCCAACTGTGTTACATGaaaattag